A stretch of DNA from Desulfobotulus mexicanus:
TGCCCATGGGCCTTGACACCCTCACAGAGCCGCACGCCCGTGACTCCCTCGATGGGGGATTCACCAGCTCCGTACACGGGAAGCATGAAAAGGGCATCGGATTCATAAAAGGCCCTCGTAAAATCATCAAAGAGAGCAGCTGTTCTTGAGTATCTGTGGGGCTGAAAAACAACAACGAGGCGTCTGTCCGGATAACTTTCCCGAACTGCTTCAAGGGTTGTCCGGATTTCCGTGGGATGATGACCGTAATCATCCATAATGGTGATGCCATTGATTTCAGCTTTGATTTCCATGCGTCTGGCAACGCCTGAAATCTGTTCCAGGGCTCTGCGGATCTGATCAAAATCAATGGATAGTTCGCAGCCTGTGGCAATGGCTGCCAGTGCGTTGGTAACATTGTGCCGACCCGGAAGATTCAGGGTGATTTCTCCCAGAATTCTGCCATGATGCAGTACTGTAAAATGATTTTTCATGCCTTCATTGCGGATATCCTTTGCCCGGTAATCCGCCTGTCTGGAAAGACCGTAGGTTACAAAGCGTTTTCCTATGCGGGGGATGATGTTCTGTACATGTTCATTATCCAGACAGATAACTCCCATACCATAAAATGGTATTTTGTTGATGAATTCAGTAAAGGCATCTTTAATTTCTTCAATATCTTTATAATGATCCAGATGTTCCAGATCAATATTGGTCACAACGGCGATGGCCGGACTCATGCGGAGAAAGGAACCGTCGGATTCGTCCGCTTCAGCCACAAGAAAATCCCCTTCACCCAGACGGGCGTTGGTGCCGGAGCTTTTCAGTTTACCGCCGATAATAATGGTGGGGTCCAGGCCACCTTCTGTCAGAACCGCAGCCATGAGATTGGTGGTGGTGGTTTTGCCGTGGGCACCTGCAATGGCAACACCGTATTT
This window harbors:
- the murC gene encoding UDP-N-acetylmuramate--L-alanine ligase gives rise to the protein MYQKTYHIHFVGIGGIGMSGIAELLLNLGYRVSGSDLVSSDITRRLTSLGGHIFKGHEASQVDEADVVVISSAIGKDNAEILRAREKSIPVIPRAEMLAELMRLKYGVAIAGAHGKTTTTNLMAAVLTEGGLDPTIIIGGKLKSSGTNARLGEGDFLVAEADESDGSFLRMSPAIAVVTNIDLEHLDHYKDIEEIKDAFTEFINKIPFYGMGVICLDNEHVQNIIPRIGKRFVTYGLSRQADYRAKDIRNEGMKNHFTVLHHGRILGEITLNLPGRHNVTNALAAIATGCELSIDFDQIRRALEQISGVARRMEIKAEINGITIMDDYGHHPTEIRTTLEAVRESYPDRRLVVVFQPHRYSRTAALFDDFTRAFYESDALFMLPVYGAGESPIEGVTGVRLCEGVKAHGHRQVVCVAENRDPVPLIQDFVQKGDVVLTLGAGNVYRTGEILAEVLTRAAAA